One Aegilops tauschii subsp. strangulata cultivar AL8/78 chromosome 7, Aet v6.0, whole genome shotgun sequence genomic window carries:
- the LOC109785008 gene encoding uncharacterized protein — MLALSRTLARRLFSTAAAPEGAAAAASTSLARKPQNPLEEFFEVERSTQDDQPPPHYGRGWKASELRLKSWDDLHKLWYVLLKEKNMLMSQRQMLASESMRFPNPERISKVRRSMCRIKHVLTERAIADPDPRRTAEMKRMINAM; from the exons ATGCTTGCCCTGTCCAGGACGCTCGCGAGGCGGCTCTtctccaccgccgccgcgcccgagggcgccgccgccgccgcctccacgtCGCTGGCGAGGAAGCCGCAGAACCCCCTCGAGGAGTTCTTCGAGGTCGAGCGGAGCACCCAGGACGACCAGCCCCCGCCCCACTACG GTCGTGGCTGGAAGGCTTCTGAACTGCGCCTCAAGTCCTGGGACGACCTTCATAAGTTGTGGTATGTCCTGCTAAAGGAGAAGAACATGCTCATGTCCCAACGCCAGATGCTGGCTTCAGAGAGCATGCGTTTCCCAAACCCGGAGCGCATTTCCAAG GTAAGGAGATCGATGTGCCGGATCAAGCACGTGCTGACGGAGCGGGCCATTGCGGACCCTGACCCGAGGAGGACTGCGGAGATGAAGCGGATGATCAACGCCATGTGA
- the LOC109785009 gene encoding uncharacterized protein — translation MAAKGGGGGGVGTLKSTSINGVKLYSVTGKNYVAPWVLAKKKRSLRKDAEYQRRLELIHDLRFETATTRIKVTPDGQYVIASGIYPPQMKVFELKELSMKFERHMISEIIDFEVLGDDYSKLAFLCADRSVCLHAKYGSHYSVRIPRMGRDLAYDCWSCDLLCAASSSDLYRINLEQGRFLASLSSQSPAINVVTRSMIHGLVACGGEDGAVECFDMRRKSSVGRINTASSSEDVDQEVTSLQFDENQGYLLAVGSSIGKVSIYDIRMSSPLRVKDHMYGSPILNIKWHQTLNSSEPKLITADKHIVRVWDPNTGNNMTSIEPDNGSINDVCIFPNSGLMLLALDNSQIPAHFIPALGPAPKWCSHLDNLTEEMEEKQENTLYDDYKFLTEEEIERLGLSEYKNSDAVRAHLHGYVIRYDLYKKQRAKLHIADYETLQKGMMAKKLADLRKSRITQVVKIPKANRQLLDDIRTAEEEIDADVENASKSSIRKKHVKLELKKSLLTDKRFEPMFQNKDYEIDVNSKEYQAIHPQLATKEPHLIEEHFESVSEDEEEQDAGSSDASAESDSDNDTHNPKRIRLYEVKDGRHAEAFLNSVSLGNEEAVPIGDRVAALERKQNSRALDKVKYGPGGSREISFNPRSSRRRTEEDEHSEEEQKDYKRRSVQSLGLKQNKAEFYLFGGRGGRGGGGGRGRGGGGDRGRRGGGGRGRGGGGRGGGGGDFGGGFGGGSEFGGRGGGRGGGGGGGRGRGRGMSRGRGGGRSRGRGRD, via the exons GCAAGGACGCAG AGTACCAGCGCCGGCTGGAGCTGATCCATGACCTCAGGTTCGAGACCGCCACCACCAGGATCAAGGTCACCCCCGACGGCCAGTATGTCATCGCCTCAG GTATTTACCCCCCACAAATGAAAGTCTTTGAGTTGAAGGAATTGTCGATGAAGTTTGAGAGGCACATGATCTCAGAAATTATTGATTTCGAG GTCCTTGGTGATGACTACTCAAAACTTGCCTTCTTGTGTGCTGATCGTTCTGTATGCTTGCATGCAAAGTACGGAAGCCATTATAGCGTGAGAATTCCAAG AATGGGAAGGGACTTGGCCTATGATTGCTGGTCTTGCGACTTGCTATGTGCTGCTTCGTCATCAGATCTGTATAGAATCAACTTAGAGCAG GGAAGGTTCCTCGCATCCCTTTCTTCCCAATCTCCAGCAATAAATGTGGTTACACGGAG TATGATACATGGGCTTGTTGCTTGTGGTGGTGAGGACGGTGCGGTTGAATGCTTTGATATGAGGAGGAAGTCTTCTGTTGGCAGAATTAATACAGCTTCTTCTTCTGAAGATGTTGACCAG GAGGTCACATCTTTGCAGTTCGATGAAAATCAAGGGTACCTTCTGGCAGTAGGGAGCAGCATAGGAAAG GTCTCTATATATGATATACGCATGTCTTCGCCTCTGCGAGTCAAGGATCACAT GTATGGCAGTCCAATTTTGAATATCAAGTGGCACCAGACACTTAATTCTTCCGAACCTAAACTGATAACTGCTGATAAGCATATAGTGAGAGTTTGGGATCCTAATACA GGAAACAACATGACTAGCATTGAACCTGATAATGGCTCTATCAATGATGTTTGCATCTTTCCGAATAGTGGTTTAATGCTATTAGCCCTGGACAACAGCCAGATACCTGCCCACTTCATTCCTGCACTTGGCCCTGCTCCAAAGTGGTGCTCACATCTTGATAACTTAACT GAGGAGATGGAAGAGAAACAAGAAAACACATTATATGACGATTACAAGTTTTTGACTGAAGAAGAGATAGAGCGATTGGGTCTCTCTGAGTACAAAAACAGTGATGCTGTCAGAGCACATTTACATGGATACGTGATACGCTACGATCTATATAAGAAG CAACGAGCTAAACTTCATATTGCTGATTATGAGACTCTTCAAAAAGGGATGATGGCCAAGAAACTAGCAGACCTAAGGAAATCTCGTATAACG CAAGTTGTTAAAATACCAAAGGCTAACCGGCAACTTTTGGACGATATACGGACAGCAGAAGAGGAAATAGATGCTGATGTGGAGAATGCTAGTAAATCAAGCATCAGGAAGAAGCATGTGAAACTAGAATTGAAAAAGTCATTGTTGACTGATAAGCGTTTCGAACCAATGTTTCAAAATAAG GATTATGAAATTGATGTAAATTCAAAAGAATATCAAGCAATCCATCCTCAACTGGCTACAAAGGAACCTCATCTAATCGAGGAACATTTCGAGAGTGTTAGTGAAGACGAAGAAGAACAAGATGCTGGTTCATCTGATGCATCAGCGGAGTCTGACAGTGACAATGACACGCATAATCCAAAGCGTATAAG GTTGTATGAAGTGAAGGATGGACGCCATGCCGAGGCATTTTTGAACAGCGTCTCCCTTGGCAACGAGGAAGCTGTGCCCATTGGGGACAGGGTAGCCGCGCTGGAAAGGAAACAGAACTCACGTGCGCTCGACAAGGTGAAGTATGGGCCTGGTGGCTCGCGTGAGATCTCCTTCAACCCTAGGAGCTCAAGAAGGCGCACCGAAGAAGACGAGCACAGCGAAGAAGAGCAGAAAGACTACAAGAGGAGAAGCGTGCAGTCCCTGGGGTTGAAGCAGAACAAAGCCGAGTTTTATTTATTTGGAGGCAGAGGAGGTAGAGGGGGCGGAGGTGGTCGTGGCAGGGGTGGCGGAGGCGATCGTGGTAGGAGGGGTGGGGGCGGTCGTGGCAGAGGAGGTGGAGgcagaggcggaggtggtggtgatTTTGGGGGCGGGTTTGGGGGCGGAAGTGAGTTTGGAGGCAGAGGTGGTGGCAGGGGTGGGGGTGGAGGTGGAGGCAGAGGCAGGGGCAGGGGTATGAgcaggggaaggggagggggcaGAAGCAGGGGAAGGGGAAGGGACTGA